The following are encoded together in the Phyllopteryx taeniolatus isolate TA_2022b chromosome 21, UOR_Ptae_1.2, whole genome shotgun sequence genome:
- the LOC133471262 gene encoding phosphatidylinositol 4-phosphate 5-kinase type-1 alpha-like produces the protein MATAATPEEPQGLQSHPGHSTEAGKEIPGIGPAPVVKKTIGHRGVIQTGETVYKKTPSWALQGAIQLGITHTVCSLAQKSERDVLLQDFEEVESIYFPCEGSSHTPAHHYGDFRFKTYAPIAFRYFREMFSIQPDDYMCSLCSEDLIELSNPGASGSLFYLSNDDQFIMKTLQRKEAEFLQKLLPGYFMNLNQNKRTLLPKFYGLYCIQRNGTNIRIVVMNNLLPSSVQLHLKFDLKGSTYHRRASSKERAKALPTYKDLDLLQDMPDGMLLDADMYNAFCKTVQRDCLVLQSFKIMDYSLLLGIHMVDRAGGETAQTEPAAERRKPQNQKVLYNTPMEAIQAEARDPGSPGSRDPTGGIPARNSKGQRLLVYIGIIDILQSYRFVKMLEHTWKSLVQDGDAVSVHRPDFYADRFQKFMCNTVFKRVQLKTSPSKRRHSTMRKSDSAAAQQAEQSGNQNQNQQPVVKDEKSSDSKEDAALDNGVKEAPKSNEANGKT, from the exons ATGGCCACGGCCGCAACTCCGGAGGAGCCGCAAGGGCTCCAAAGCCACCCTGGAC ATTCCACTGAGGCGGGGAAAGAG ATTCCAGGCATTGGCCCAGCTCCGGTTGTGAAGAAAACCATTGGCCACCGTGGAGTGATTCAGACCGGGGAGACAGTCTACAAAAAG ACGCCCTCGTGGGCTCTGCAAGGTGCCATCCAGTTGGGAATCACGCACACGGTGTGCAGCTTGGCTCAGAAGTCCGAGCGGGACGTGCTGCTGCAGGACTTCGAAGAGGTGGAGAGCATCTACTTCCCCTG TGAAGGCAGCAGCCACACGCCGGCGCACCACTACGGAGACTTCAGGTTCAAGACGTATGCGCCCATTGCGTTCCGCTACTTCAGGGAAATGTTTTCCATCCAGCCTGATGACTACATg TGTTCTCTGTGTAGCGAGGACCTGATCGAGCTGTCCAACCCGGGAGCCAGTGGCTCGCTCTTCTACCTCTCCAACGACGACCAGTTCATCATGAAGACGTTGCAGCGCAAGGAGGCCGAGTTCCTGCAGAAGCTCCTTCCTGGATACTTCATG AACCTGAACCAGAACAAGCGGACCCTGCTACCCAAATTTTACGGTCTCTACTGCATCCAGAGAAACGGCACCAACATCCGCATCGTCGTCATGAACAACCTGCTGCCCTCCTCGGTCCAGCTGCACCTCAAGTTCGACCTGAAGGGCTCCACGTACCACCGCCGGGCCTCCTCCAAGGAACGGGCCAAGGCCTTGCCCACCTATAAGGACCTGGACCTCCTGCAGGACATGCCGGACGGGATGCTGCTGGACGCCGATATGTACAACGCCTTCTGCAAGACAGTGCAGCGGGACTGTCTG gtgcTACAGAGTTTCAAGATCATGGACTACAGCCTCCTGCTCGGGATTCACATGGTAGATCGGGCCGGCGGAGAGACGGCGCAGACGGAGCCGGCAGCGGAGAGGAGGAAGCCTCAGAACCAGAAGGTCCTGTACAACACCCCCATGGAGGCCATCCAGGCCGAAGCCAGGGACCCCGGCTCGCCGGGAAGCCGCGACCC CACGGGAGGGATTCCGGCACGAAACTCCAAAGGCCAGAGACTGCTGGTGTACATTGGCATCATTGACATTCTGCAGTCTTACAG ATTTGTCAAGATGCTGGAGCACACGTGGAAATCTCTGGTTCAAGACGGG GATGCGGTGTCAGTGCACAGACCAGATTTCTACGCCGACCGATTCCAGAAGTTCATGTGCAACACGGTCTTCAAGAGAGTCCAAT TGAAGACGTCACCATCCAAGAGGCGCCACAGTACTATGAGGAAGTCCGACAGTGCCGCAGCACAGCAGGCGGAACAGAGCGGCAACCAAAACCAGAACCAGCAGCCCGTTGTAAAGGATGAGAAGAGCTCAGACAGCAAAGAGGACGCGGCGCTAGACAATG GGGTAAAGGAAGCACCTAAATCCAATGAGGCAAATGGAAAGACCTGA
- the hcn3 gene encoding potassium/sodium hyperpolarization-activated cyclic nucleotide-gated channel 2 yields MAAWLSAVGQAGGKGTSTFWDFAGGTGQMDHPKDTCSFNMTSPTKSLDDQKGINESPSHKADTPRYRSWSSLRFSRWRSGSQKASCPGTPSSKADKRSDVSQTLFSLVKTHNDDYTADPAGLLDLNRGDDDNGEEVDLDQSTYFQKQFGSMLQPGVNKFSLRMFGSHKGVAAEQARVQSFGVWIIHPYSDFRFYWDLVMLLLMMSNLVILPWGITFFEDQNTIPWITFNMLSDTLFLMDLVFNFRTGIQGEDSHIVLDPKYIRLHYLRSWFLVDFISSIPVDYIFLVVDLESLQDSSDVYRTARALRIVRFTKILSLLRLLRLSRLIRYIHQWEEMFNMTYDLASAVVRIVNLIGMMLLLCHWDGCLTFMVPMLQDFPADCWVSKNNMVNATWHIQYSYALFMAMSHMLCIGYGAHPPEGISDVWLTMVSMVVGATCYAMFLGHATNLVQSLDASHRHYQEKYKQVEQYMSFHKLPADVRQRIHDYYEQRFQGKMFDEDSILEELSDPLKEEIVSYNCRGLVGNMPLFANTDPHFVTVILTKLRFEVFQPGDFIIREGTLGRKMYFIQHGTVVVTPRGSKDIRLSDGAYFGEICLLTQGRRTASVMAETYCRLYSLSVDSFNEVLEEHPLMRLAFESVAVDRLGRAARRPSSQPLSNK; encoded by the exons ATGGCCGCCTGGTTGAGTGCCGTGGGCCAGGCTGGCGGGAAAGGCACGTCCACATTTTGGGACTTTGCTGGAGGAACAGGCCAAATGGATCATCCTAAAG ACACCTGCTCTTTTAACATGACCAGCCCCACCAAGAGCCTGGATGACCAGAAGGGCATCAACGAGAGTCCCAGTCACAAAGCCGACACACCGCGCTACCGGAGCTGGAGCAGCCTGCGCTTCTCCCGATGGCGGAGCGGCTCCCAGAAGGCCAGCTGCCCCGGGACGCCCTCCTCCAAGGCGGACAAGCGCAGCGACGTGAGCCAGACGCTCTTCTCGTTGGTCAAGACGCACAACGACGACTACACGGCCGACCCCGCCGGCCTGCTGGACCTCAACCGGGGTGACGACGACAACGGCGAGGAAGTCGATCTAGACCAGTCCACGTACTTCCAGAAGCAGTTTGGATCCATGCTGCAGCCCGGTGTCAACAAGTTCTCGCTGCGCATGTTCGGCAGCCACAAAGGCGTCGCTGCAGAGCAGGCCAGGGTCCAGTCCTTTGGAGTGTGGATCATTCACCCTTATAGTGACTTCAG GTTCTACTGGGACCTGGTGATGCTCTTGCTAATGATGAGCAACCTGGTGATCTTGCCCTGGGGCATTACGTTCTTCGAGGACCAGAACACCATCCCGTGGATCACCTTCAACATGCTGTCCGACACGCTCTTCCTCATGGACCTTGTCTTCAACTTCCGCACGGGCATCCAGGGCGAGGACAGCCACATCGTGCTGGACCCCAAGTACATCCGCCTGCACTACCTGCGCTCTTGGTTCCTGGTGGACTTCATCTCGTCCATCCCGGTGGACTACATCTTCCTGGTGGTGGACCTGGAGTCCCTGCAGGACTCGTCCGACGTGTACCGGACCGCCCGCGCCCTCCGCATTGTGCGCTTCACCAAGATCCTCAGCTTGCTGCGACTCCTGCGCCTATCCCGTCTTATCCGCTACATCCACCAGTGGGAGGAG ATGTTCAACATGACGTACGACCTGGCCAGCGCGGTGGTGCGCATCGTCAACCTGATCGGCATGATGCTGCTGCTGTGCCACTGGGACGGCTGCCTGACCTTCATGGTGCCCATGCTGCAGGACTTCCCCGCAGACTGCTGGGTGTCCAAGAACAACATGGTG AACGCCACATGGCACATCCAGTACTCGTACGCCCTGTTCATGGCCATGAGTCACATGCTGTGCATTGGCTACGGCGCCCACCCTCCGGAGGGCATTAGCGACGTGTGGCTGACCATGGTCAGCATGGTGGTGGGCGCCACCTGCTACGCCATGTTCCTGGGCCACGCCACCAACCTGGTGCAGTCCTTGGACGCCTCGCACCGCCATTACCAGGAGAAG TATAAGCAAGTGGAGCAGTACATGTCGTTCCACAAGCTGCCGGCGGACGTCCGGCAGAGGATCCATGACTATTACGAGCAGAGATTCCAGGGCAAGATGTTTGATGAGGACAGCATCCTGGAAGAGCTCAGTGATCCGCTAAAAGAG GAGATCGTCAGCTACAACTGCCGCGGTCTGGTGGGCAACATGCCCCTCTTCGCCAACACCGACCCTCACTTCGTGACCGTGATTCTCACCAAGCTGCGCTTCGAAGTCTTCCAGCCCGGAGACTTCATCATACGAGAGGGAACGCTGGGTCGGAAGATGTACTTCATCCAGCACGGCACCGTCGTAGTCACCCCGCGGGGCAGCAAGGACATCAGACTAAGCGACGGGGCCTATTTTGGGG AGATCTGTCTGCTGACTCAAGGTCGACGCACAGCTAGCGTAATGGCCGAGACCTACTGTCGTCTTTACTCGCTGAGCGTGGACAGCTTCAACGAGGTGCTGGAGGAGCACCCGCTGATGAGGCTGGCCTTTGAGAGCGTGGCCGTGGACCGGCTGGGGCGGGCCGCCAGGAGGCCCAGCTCCCAGCCTCTATCAAAcaagtga
- the ndufv1 gene encoding NADH dehydrogenase [ubiquinone] flavoprotein 1, mitochondrial yields MLSLTRAVVSGVARAPAALSQGAVVRFNSTVQSPPKKTKFGPLADEDRIFTNLYGRHDWMLNGALKRGDWYKTKEILLKGVDWIINEIKVSGLRGRGGAGFPTGMKWSFMNKPSDGRPKYLVVNADEGEPGTCKDREIMRNDPHKLVEGCLVAGRAMGARAAYIYIRGEFYNESSNLQVAISEAYTAGLIGRNACGSGYDFDVFVMRGAGAYICGEETALIESLEGKQGKPRLKPPFPADVGVFGCPTTVANVETVAVAPTICRRGGTWFLGFGRERNSGTKLFNISGHVNHPCTVEEEMSVPLKDLIERHAGGVRGGWDNLLAVIPGGSSTPLIPKKVCEDVMMDFDGLVQAQTGLGTAAVIVMDKSTDIIRAIARLIEFYKHESCGQCTPCREGVDWMNNMMWRFVQGDARQSEIDMIWELSKQIEGHTICALGDGAAWPVQGLIRHFRPVMESRIAQFQQQKQARA; encoded by the exons ATGCTGTCCCTGACTCGGGCTGTCGTGAGCGGGGTGGCGCGCGCCCCGGCGGCGCTCAGTCAAGGCGCCGTCGTCCGATTCAACAGCACCGTGCAG agTCCTcctaagaaaacaaaatttgggCCACTGGCTGATGAAGACAGAATTTTCACCAACCTCTACGGCCGTCACGACTGGAT GTTGAATGGTGCCTTGAAGCGTGGGGACTGGTACAAGACCAAGGAGATTCTTCTCAAGGGCGTGGACTGGATTATCAACGAGATCAAAGTGTCAGGCCTGCGCGGGAGAGGAGGCGCGGGGTTCCCCACTGGCATGAAGTGGAGTTTCATGAACAAGCCCAGTGACGGCAG GCCCAAGTATCTGGTTGTGAACGCAGACGAGGGTGAGCCGGGCACATGCAAAGACAGGGAGATCATGAGGAACGACCCCCACAAGCTGGTGGAGGGCTGCCTGGTGGCTGGCAGAGCCATGGGGGCCCGCGCCGCCTACATCTACATCCGGGGGGAGTTCTACAACGAGTCGTCCAATCTGCAG GTGGCCATCAGCGAGGCGTACACGGCGGGACTCATCGGCAGGAACGCGTGCGGCTCGGGCTACGACTTTGACGTGTTCGTGATGCGCGGCGCCGGCGCCTACATCTGCGGTGAGGAGACGGCGCTCATCGAGTCACTGGAGGGAAAGCAGGGCAAGCCACGACTCAAGCCGCCATTTCCTGCCGACGTGG GCGTGTTTGGCTGCCCGACGACTGTGGCCAACGTGGAGACGGTGGCCGTGGCGCCCACCATCTGCCGCCGCGGAGGCACCTGGTTTCTGGGTTTTGGCCGGGAGAGGAACTCGGGCACCAAGCTCTTCAACATCTCCGGCCACGTCAACCACCCGTGCACCGTCGAGGAGGAGATGTCCGTCCCCCTGAAGGATCTCATCGAGAGGCACGCAG GCGGCGTTCGTGGCGGATGGGACAACCTGTTGGCCGTCATCCCCGGCGGCTCGTCCACGCCGCTCATCCCCAAGAAAGTGTGCGAAGATGTGATGATGGACTTCGACGGCCTCGTCCAGGCTCAGACCGGCCTGGGCACGGCCGCGGTCATCGTCATGGACAAATCC ACTGACATCATCAGAGCCATCGCCCGCCTGATTGAGTTTTACAAGCACGAGAGCTGCGGCCAGTGCACGCCTTGCAGAGAAG GGGTGGACTGGATGAACAACATGATGTGGCGTTTCGTGCAAGGTGACGCGCGGCAGTCGGAGATCGACATGATCTGGGAGCTCAGCAAGCAGATCGAAGGGCACACCATCTGTGCCCTGGGAGACGGCGCCGCCTGGCCCGTGCAG GGCTTGATCAGACACTTCAGGCCCGTGATGGAAAGCCGAATCGCCCAATTCCAGCAACAGAAGCAGGCCAGAGCTTAA
- the LOC133471297 gene encoding oocyte zinc finger protein XlCOF7.1-like — protein sequence MDVLKIEEVIVGTNVMKTNPEMKSESSATSQLRTSEDCDDLQCPQCLITFVTTKARQNHLRRTHPDQYTRQLMQNNTLFSCYKCDRIFASPEELSVHRDIHHRTDDMPVCSSCHKVFPTFSSLFRHKRKGCVKGVWRCRDCDVRCRSLLHFHMHCIDEHDRDVVAAAKSGGRLCSICWRHFLTDEALHSHQERVDNAEVKLSGKRHLEAKTRKAGGKRKKRIEEEDDDEEDDDNEEEEEEEEEVEEEVEEELQIPCPEADCDLVFPSIDALRAHKRSQHPPPPSSSLKKR from the exons ATGGACGTGCTGAAGATCGAGGAAGTGATCGTGGGTACCAACGTGATGAAGACCAACCCAGAGATGAAGTCTGAGTCTTCTGCGACGTCCCAGTTGCGAACTT CGGAGGATTGTGACGATCTGCAGTGTCCGCAATGTCTCATCACCTTTGTCACCACCAAGGCCAGGCAGAACCACCTGAGGAGGACTCACCCGGATCAGTACACCAGGCAGCTGATGCAG AACAACACATTGTTCTCGTGTTACAAGTGCGATAGAATTTTTGCTTCCCCTGAAGAACTCAGCGTGCACCGGGACATCCACCACCGGACCGACGACATGCCCGTCTGCTCCTCCTGCCACAAAGTGTTTCCGACCTTCAGTAGT CTCTTCAGGCACAAGCGAAAGGGCTGCGTGAAAGGCGTGTGGCGCTGCCGAGACTGCGACGTGCGCTGCCGCAGCCTCCTCCACTTCCACATGCACTGCATCGACGAGCACGACCGGGACGTGGTAGCTGCGGCGAAAAGCGGCGGGCGCCTCTGCTCCATCTGCTGGCGCCACTTCCTCACCGACGAGGCGCTGCACAGCCACCAAGAGAGGGTCGACAACGCCGAAGTCAAACTATCCGGTAAGCGCCACCTGGAAGCCAAGACCAGGAAGGCGGGcggcaagaggaagaagaggattgaggaggaagatgacgaTGAGGAGGACGATGacaatgaggaggaggaggaggaggaggaggaggtggaggaggaggtggaagagGAGCTGCAGATCCCGTGTCCCGAAGCAGACTGTGATCTGGTGTTCCCTTCCATTGATGCACTGAGGGCACACAAGAGGAGCCAGCACCCCCCGCCGCCTTCATCTTCACTCAAAAAGCGCTGA